A genomic segment from Solenopsis invicta isolate M01_SB chromosome 5, UNIL_Sinv_3.0, whole genome shotgun sequence encodes:
- the LOC105195282 gene encoding solute carrier family 41 member 1 — MSHAKVREDRYGHSKLRRRQLEKSSSPPNKMVGLGSDELFISNIADVNNMELEINSEDESDENERSDIRRLIPVNSESVIFSSGKRDIQRGETENADDESVWSISIQMFIPFLLAGFGMVAASLLLDVVQHWPVYQVVSEVYILVPALLGLKGNLEMTLASRLSTQANLGHMDTKKQQWTLIVGNLALIQCQAMVVGLLASLAAVALGWIPEAHFDIHHGLLLCASALVTASVASFLLGLVMVAVILLSRRMNINPDNVATPIAASLGDLTTLALLSWIATLLYNAIGYAPWVAPTLIAFCVFVTPVWGYIAARNPFTKEVLDYGWTPVISAMLISSLGGLILDYTISSYKGIAVFQLVINGVGGNLVAVQASRISTSLHKNYQTGIQETLNVCISPFHAFFAKGGHARTARVLLMMVIPGHLIFSYTISYLQAGHTSFTPIFIMIYLIAAMLQVILLLYIAQLMVVWMWTRGMDPDSSAIPYLTAAGDLIGTALLGIAFHILYAIGDGDSDVGD; from the exons ATGAGCCATGCGAAGGTACGAGAAGATCGCTACGGGCACAGTAAACTACGTCGTAGGCAATTAGAGAAGAGCAGCTCGCCGCCAAATAAAATGGTGGGATTGGGCAGCGACGAGCTATTCATTTCGAACATCGCTGATGTCAACAATATGGAATTGGAGATCAATTCCGAGGATGAGAGCGATGAGAACGAAAGGAGTGATATACGGCGGCTGATACCGGTGAACAGCGAAAGCGTCATATTTAGCAGTGGAAAAAGGGACATTCAAAGAGGCGAGACGGAAAATGCGGATGATGAAAGCGTCTGGTCTATATCTATCCAGATGTTTATACCATTCCTACTCGCTGGCTTCGGTATGGTCGCCGCTAGTTTGCTGCTGGACGTGGTACAG CATTGGCCGGTGTATCAAGTGGTGTCCGAGGTATACATACTAGTTCCTGCGCTACTGGGTTTGAAAGGAAATCTAGAGATGACATTGGCCTCCAGATTGTCGACCCAGGCTAATCTAGGTCACATGGATACAAAAAAGCAGCAGTGGACACTAATTGTCGGAAACTTAGCCCTAATTCAATGTCAGGCTATGGTAGTGGGTTTGTTAGCGTCTTTGGCGGCCGTAGCCCTCGGTTGGATCCCGGAAGCTCACTTCGATATTCACCATGGACTGCTGTTGTGTGCTAGTGCCTTGGTCACCGCTTCCGTAGCCAGTTTCCTTCTAGGCCTCGTGATGGTTGCGGTCATATTGTTGTCGCGGCGAATGAATATCAACCCTGACAATGTTGCTACCCCGATCGCAGCCTCCTTAGGAGATCTAACTACTTTAGCTCTTTTGTCTTGGATCGCTACTTTATTGTACAACGCAATAG GTTATGCTCCGTGGGTAGCTCCAACATTGATAGCATTTTGTGTATTTGTAACTCCTGTTTGGGGTTACATAGCAGCTAGAAATCCATTTACTAAGGAAGTATTGGATTATGGCTGGACGCCTGTGATATCCGCGATGTTAATTAGCAG TCTCGGAGGACTGATTTTGGACTACACCATATCAAGCTACAAGGGCATAGCGGTTTTTCAATTAGTAATTAATGGAGTTGGAGGAAACTTGGTTGCCGTTCAGGCCAGTAGAATATCGACGTCTCTACATAAAAATTATCAGACGGGTATTCAAGAGACTCTCAATGTTTGCATTAGTCCATTCCACGCATTCTTCGCTAAAG GAGGACACGCGAGGACAGCCAGAGTATTACTGATGATGGTAATACCGGGGCATTTAATCTTTAGTTATACTATTAGCTATCTTCAGGCGGGACATACTTCGTTCACGcctatatttattatgatatacttgattgctgcaatgttgcag gTAATTCTGTTGTTATATATTGCGCAATTAATGGTTGTTTGGATGTGGACGAGGGGTATGGATCCAGACAGTTCCGCAATACCATATTTAACAGCTGCAGGCGATCTTATAGGAACTGCGCTTCTTGGAATTGCTTTCCATATCCTTTATGCCATAGGCGACGGCGATTCTGACGTAGGAGATTGA
- the LOC105195284 gene encoding uncharacterized protein LOC105195284 codes for MGRRKRNPKRIFDNQKISIDSKVAEKSNSDGKETTEQREEALIAEAAIDVYSRLKLPLVHPMQQRRSSDESDEEDTVELNFWPRFVFVSNLCLICMERSKEACESCGMVSYCTVQHMKQDRPRHRDLCKVLTEVCANGDGLSSLSELSADDYRVYRLTLIEMVQCRLDRPLQLWEKEILLYPRVCCECRCFSKVLKCCPACGIGLFCENHDGRHEQWCRDFQVFRRVLFMQHKNGYTVPEIPDTFQKTPLHLPDNFDLLIAQLYGRSTYYCNMDSYTYCSLSHISSVPLTALYSMQISCQNWKTIDTLVVHVIGAEFQFECVNLHVWEKLFLHLLPNLKRLKLMFVGPELSLPEVPLDLLTAVKICSTCKSSGRRINVSFHPKKFYHDFCRSKQFIEPHLVCLFNPGLYRQTGFDGKDTWPETIREFCKTKVPVCVTSYTKQEIPREMLRIKSIADVETILEPRRNSFASIKPDRNFVSDDTVPLIYKNYYLAIVRGKS; via the coding sequence ATGGGTCGCAGAAAAAGGAATCCGAAAAGGATCTTTGACAATCAGAAAATTAGCATTGATAGCAAGGTGGCAGAAAAATCGAATTCCGACGGAAAAGAGACGACGGAACAAAGAGAGGAAGCTCTTATTGCCGAAGCCGCGATCGACGTTTACTCTCGTTTGAAATTGCCACTCGTGCACCCGATGCAGCAGCGACGATCGTCGGATGAGAGCGACGAGGAGGACACTGTCGAGTTGAACTTCTGGCCACGTTTTGTCTTCGTGTCGAACCTATGCCTGATCTGCATGGAACGGTCGAAGGAGGCCTGCGAATCTTGCGGCATGGTTTCTTACTGCACCGTCCAACACATGAAGCAGGACCGGCCGAGACATCGCGACCTGTGCAAAGTTCTCACCGAAGTCTGCGCGAACGGAGATGGCTTGTCGTCACTGTCGGAGCTCAGCGCGGACGATTATCGCGTTTATCGACTGACATTGATCGAGATGGTGCAGTGTCGCTTGGACAGGCCTCTTCAGCTCTGGGAAAAGGAGATTCTTCTTTATCCTCGCGTTTGTTGCGAGTGTCGTTGCTTCTCGAAGGTTCTGAAATGCTGTCCGGCGTGCGGAATCGGCTTATTCTGCGAGAATCACGACGGCAGGCACGAACAGTGGTGTCGAGATTTTCAGGTCTTCCGCAGGGTTCTGTTCATGCAGCACAAAAACGGTTACACGGTGCCCGAGATTCCGGACACCTTTCAGAAAACGCCTCTTCATTTACCGGACAATTTTGATCTGTTAATAGCACAGCTTTACGGTCGCTCGACATATTATTGCAATATGGATTCCTACACGTACTGCAGTCTCTCACATATATCGTCTGTTCCATTGACAGCTTTATATTCCATGCAAATTTCTTGTCAGAATTGGAAAACCATTGATACTCTCGTGGTTCACGTGATAGGCGCCGAGTTTCAGTTCGAGTGTGTAAATCTGCACGTATGGGAGAAACTCTTTCTGCACCTCCTTCCAAATTTAAAGCGTCTCAAGTTGATGTTCGTTGGCCCGGAACTAAGTCTGCCAGAGGTGCCGTTAGACCTGTTGACCGCTGTGAAGATCTGCTCGACTTGCAAATCGTCCGGTCGACGAATAAACGTTTCGTTCCatcctaaaaaattttatcacgaTTTCTGTCGTTCCAAGCAGTTTATAGAACCGCATCTCGTGTGTCTCTTCAACCCGGGTCTTTATCGGCAGACTGGTTTTGATGGCAAGGACACGTGGCCGGAGACGATACGAGAATTCTGTAAAACGAAAGTTCCCGTTTGCGTGACGTCTTACACGAAGCAGGAAATTCCTCGAGAGATGCTCAGGATAAAATCGATCGCTGATGTAGAGACGATTTTGGAGCCACGAAGAAATTCATTCGCTTCGATCAAACCCGATAGAAATTTCGTCAGTGACGATACGGTGCCActtatctataaaaattattatcttgctATCGTTAGAGGGAAATCATGA